The segment CCTAATTCCTAGAGCCTATGAATATTTAGGCTACATGGCAGAGGGGAATTAAGGTTACATTTGGAATTCAGGTTGCTAATTATCTGACCTGAAAATggagagattattctggattatccagatggacCCAATAAGATCAAAATGCTCCTTAgaagtggaagaaggaagaagaaaaaagtaagaggGCGATGTGAGTGTCAAGAAATGAAGAGATGTAATGTTACTGGCTTTGAATGTTGGGGAAAGGAATCATGAGCCAGGGAATGCAAGGAATGTGAGCAGCTTCTAGAGCCTGGAGAAGGCAAGGAATTTCAGTCTAccctagagcctccaaaaagGAACCCAACCTTGCTTACATCTAGATTTTAGCTAAAACCCATGCCAGACTTTTGAACTACAAAACAGTAAGaatagatttgtgttgttttaaaccaccaaatttgtggtaatttgttaccacagcaataaaaaagaattatttgattCCACAGAAGGTACTCTTCCTATATACATGGTGCCACTcctagaaaaaggaaagggaaggaaaggaaaggaaaggggaaggaaaaagaagttagaaaatgCCTGGATTAGTTGAATTTTTAGGTCTCTCACAATTCTGAAATTCAGTTCTAATTAACATCTGCTAATATATGATTCAATTCAATAGTGTTAATTGAATGTCATGGGATTTAGTATTGCGCtgtttttatttaacatgttGTGAACACTTCCCTGATATTAAATGTGCTTTGTAAAGAAGATTAATTCCTATATGATATCCTATCAATGGAGATGCCACAATTTTTCATCATTACCTTGATTTTGTAAATACAAGAtattccaattttttattattttaaattgctgaaatgaacatccttgtacatAAATCTTTGACTAGCACTCCTTATTTCAATTGCATAATTTGCTAGAAGtgcaattattcattcattcaagaaatatttggggGACGGAGTGGCCAACAGCCTGCAGAGCAACATGCCTAAGTTTTATTGTGACTACTGCGACATGTACCTCACCCATGACTCTCCATCTGTGAGAAAGACACACTGCAGTGGTAGGAAACACAAAGAGAATGTGAAAGACTACTATCAGAAATGGATGGAAGAGCAGGCTCAGAGCCTGATCGACAAAACAATCACTGCATTTCAACAAGGAAAGATACCGCCTACTCTATTCTCTGCTCCTTCGCCTGCAGGGGCAAAGATCCCACCTCCCCCCAGTCTCCCGGGTCCTCCTTGCCCTGGTATGATGCCAGCGTCCCATATGGGGGACCCTCCCATGATGCCAATAATggaccctcctcctcctgggatgATACCAGTGGGACCTGCTCCTGGAATGAGGCCACCTATGGGAGGCCACATGCCAATGATGCCTGGGCCCCCAATGATGAGACCTCCTGCCCGTCCCATGATGGTGCCCACTCGGCCAGGAATGACTCAACCAGACAGATAAGAAGAGACAGGAACCTctttgtattgattttatattgcTTGTTCTACTTCACCAGGAGATCGTGGTGCTGTGACTCTGGGTGTTTTCTCACAGCAGGACAAGGAAGACTTGCTCCCCCTTCCTATTAAAGAGAGAATAGTTTTTGCCGGGGAGTagtgggaccaaaaaaaaaaaagagcaattttcatttgtattgtgaaatgtgaaaataaaattgtcaactgttttagttaaaaaaaaaaaaaagaaaaatatttgtagaaagcTGTGATGTACCAGGAGCTATTCTATGATTTGGCATAcaggaaagaataaaaccaaa is part of the Neomonachus schauinslandi chromosome 10, ASM220157v2, whole genome shotgun sequence genome and harbors:
- the LOC110588725 gene encoding U1 small nuclear ribonucleoprotein C-like; protein product: MPKFYCDYCDMYLTHDSPSVRKTHCSGRKHKENVKDYYQKWMEEQAQSLIDKTITAFQQGKIPPTLFSAPSPAGAKIPPPPSLPGPPCPGMMPASHMGDPPMMPIMDPPPPGMIPVGPAPGMRPPMGGHMPMMPGPPMMRPPARPMMVPTRPGMTQPDR